One stretch of Cedecea neteri DNA includes these proteins:
- the cysE gene encoding serine O-acetyltransferase, with translation MSSEELDLVWSNIKAEARALADCEPMLASFYHATLLKHDNLGNALSYMLANKLASPIMPAIAIREVVEEAYAADPQMIASAACDIQAVRTRDPAVDKYSTPLLYLKGFHALQAYRIGHWLWLQGRQALAIFLQNQVSVSFQVDIHPAAKIGCGIMLDHATGIVIGETAVVENDVSILQSVTLGGTGKTSGDRHPKIREGVMIGAGAKILGNIEVGTGAKIGAGSVVLQPVPPHTTAAGVPARIVGTPGSDKPAMDMDQHFNGAGFEYGDGI, from the coding sequence ATGTCGTCTGAAGAACTGGATTTGGTGTGGAGCAATATTAAAGCCGAAGCGCGAGCGCTTGCGGATTGTGAACCCATGTTGGCCAGTTTTTATCATGCGACGCTCCTCAAGCACGATAACCTTGGTAACGCGCTCAGCTACATGCTGGCCAATAAGTTAGCTTCGCCGATTATGCCGGCTATCGCGATTCGCGAGGTTGTCGAAGAAGCCTACGCAGCCGATCCGCAGATGATTGCTTCCGCGGCTTGTGACATTCAGGCTGTTCGCACCCGTGACCCGGCGGTAGACAAGTATTCAACGCCGCTGCTTTATCTCAAAGGTTTTCACGCGCTCCAGGCATATCGAATTGGCCACTGGCTCTGGCTGCAAGGGCGACAGGCGCTGGCTATCTTCCTGCAGAATCAGGTCTCAGTTTCTTTCCAGGTAGACATTCACCCGGCGGCGAAAATCGGCTGCGGGATCATGCTGGATCACGCCACGGGGATTGTGATCGGTGAGACTGCGGTCGTCGAAAACGATGTTTCTATTCTGCAGTCGGTCACGCTGGGCGGTACCGGTAAAACCAGTGGCGATCGCCATCCGAAGATCCGTGAAGGCGTGATGATTGGCGCTGGCGCAAAAATCCTTGGCAATATAGAAGTCGGAACCGGCGCAAAAATTGGCGCAGGCTCAGTTGTGCTACAGCCTGTTCCGCCGCATACCACTGCTGCTGGCGTACCGGCTCGCATTGTGGGCACGCCAGGTAGCGACAAACCGGCGATGGATATGGATCAGCACTTCAACGGCGCGGGCTTTGAGTACGGCGACGGTATCTAG
- the gpsA gene encoding NAD(P)H-dependent glycerol-3-phosphate dehydrogenase — MNSLNASMTVIGAGSYGTALAITLARNGHHVVLWGHDAKHIATLQADRCNVAFLPDVPFPDTLHLESDLAVALAASRNILVVVPSHVFGQVLRQIKPLMRPDARIVWATKGLEAETGRLLQDVAREALGDDVPLAVISGPTFAKELAAGLPTAIALAATDDQFAEDLQHLLHCGKSFRVYSNPDFIGVQLGGAVKNVIAIGAGMSDGIGFGANARTALITRGLAEMTRLGSALGASPETFMGMAGLGDLVLTCTDNQSRNRRFGMMLGQGMDVDGAQQKIGQVVEGYRNTKEVRELAARVGVEMPITEEIYQVLYCGKNAREAALTLLGRTRKDERSGN; from the coding sequence ATGAACAGCCTTAATGCTTCAATGACTGTTATCGGTGCCGGCTCTTACGGCACCGCTCTCGCTATCACCCTTGCGAGAAATGGCCACCACGTTGTGCTGTGGGGCCATGATGCCAAACATATCGCTACGCTGCAGGCCGATCGCTGCAACGTGGCTTTCCTGCCCGACGTTCCTTTTCCCGACACGCTGCATCTCGAGAGTGATTTAGCCGTCGCACTTGCCGCCAGCCGCAATATTCTGGTGGTCGTGCCGAGCCATGTGTTCGGGCAAGTGTTACGTCAAATCAAGCCGCTGATGCGCCCGGATGCACGTATTGTGTGGGCGACAAAAGGGCTGGAAGCTGAAACGGGTCGATTGCTGCAGGACGTTGCCCGCGAAGCGCTGGGTGATGATGTTCCCCTGGCGGTTATTTCCGGCCCGACCTTTGCGAAAGAGCTGGCTGCCGGTTTACCAACCGCGATTGCGCTTGCGGCGACCGACGACCAGTTTGCAGAGGATCTCCAGCACCTGCTGCACTGCGGCAAAAGCTTCCGCGTCTACAGTAATCCCGATTTCATCGGCGTTCAGCTGGGCGGGGCGGTTAAAAACGTCATCGCTATTGGGGCCGGGATGTCGGATGGCATCGGGTTTGGCGCCAATGCACGTACCGCGCTTATCACCCGTGGTCTTGCAGAGATGACGCGTCTGGGCAGTGCGCTCGGTGCTTCGCCTGAAACCTTTATGGGGATGGCTGGCCTGGGCGATCTGGTGCTGACCTGTACCGACAACCAATCCCGTAACCGTCGCTTCGGCATGATGCTTGGCCAGGGAATGGATGTGGATGGCGCACAGCAGAAGATTGGCCAGGTGGTTGAAGGCTATCGCAATACCAAAGAAGTTCGCGAGCTGGCGGCTCGAGTAGGCGTCGAAATGCCAATAACCGAGGAAATTTATCAGGTATTGTATTGCGGAAAAAATGCGCGCGAGGCAGCATTAACGTTGCTTGGTCGTACTCGTAAGGATGAACGAAGCGGCAATTGA
- the secB gene encoding protein-export chaperone SecB gives MSEQNNTEMGFQIQRVYTKDVSFEAPNAPHVFQKDWQPEVKLDLDTASSQLADNIYEVVLRVTVTASLGEDTAFLCEVQQAGIFSVDGIEGSQLAHCLGAYCPNILFPYARECITSLVSRGTFPQLNLAPVNFDALFMNYLQQQAGEGAENHQDA, from the coding sequence ATGTCAGAACAAAACAATACAGAAATGGGTTTCCAGATTCAGCGTGTTTACACCAAGGATGTCTCTTTCGAAGCACCTAACGCGCCGCACGTTTTCCAGAAAGACTGGCAGCCAGAAGTTAAACTGGATCTGGATACTGCATCCAGCCAGCTGGCTGACAATATCTACGAAGTTGTACTGCGCGTAACCGTCACCGCCAGCCTGGGCGAAGACACTGCTTTCCTGTGTGAAGTTCAGCAGGCGGGTATCTTCTCCGTGGACGGTATCGAAGGCTCGCAGCTGGCGCATTGCCTGGGTGCATACTGCCCGAACATTCTGTTCCCGTATGCGCGTGAATGTATCACTAGCCTGGTTTCTCGCGGCACTTTCCCGCAGCTGAACCTTGCACCGGTTAACTTCGATGCGTTGTTCATGAACTATCTGCAGCAGCAAGCTGGCGAAGGTGCTGAAAACCATCAGGATGCCTGA
- the grxC gene encoding glutaredoxin 3, whose protein sequence is MANIEIYTKATCPFCHRAKALLNEKGVAFQELPIDGDAAKREEMIKRSGRTTVPQIFIDAQHIGGCDDLYALDARGGLDPLLS, encoded by the coding sequence ATGGCGAACATTGAGATCTATACCAAAGCGACCTGCCCTTTTTGCCACCGTGCAAAAGCCCTGCTGAATGAAAAAGGCGTGGCGTTCCAGGAGTTGCCTATTGATGGCGACGCCGCTAAGCGGGAAGAGATGATCAAACGCAGTGGCCGCACCACGGTACCGCAGATTTTTATTGACGCACAGCACATTGGCGGTTGCGATGACTTGTACGCACTGGACGCGCGTGGTGGACTCGATCCCCTGCTGAGCTAG
- a CDS encoding rhodanese-like domain-containing protein has protein sequence MQEIMQFVGRHPILSLAWVGLLAAVLFMTFKGLASKVKVVTRGEATRLINKEDAVVVDVRQRDDFRKGHIANSLNVLPTEIKSGNFGELEKHKAKPIIVVCANGVSSQESAALLHKAGFEQVSLLKEGIAGWSGENLPLVRGK, from the coding sequence ATGCAAGAAATTATGCAATTCGTTGGTCGTCATCCCATACTTAGTCTGGCGTGGGTTGGTCTGCTGGCAGCGGTACTTTTCATGACCTTTAAAGGCCTGGCCTCCAAAGTCAAAGTGGTAACCCGCGGTGAAGCCACTCGCTTAATTAACAAAGAAGACGCGGTGGTTGTCGATGTGCGCCAGCGTGACGATTTCCGTAAAGGCCACATTGCGAATTCACTGAACGTGCTGCCAACCGAAATCAAAAGCGGCAATTTTGGTGAGCTTGAAAAACACAAAGCGAAGCCCATTATTGTGGTATGCGCTAACGGTGTTTCTTCACAAGAATCAGCGGCTTTGTTGCACAAAGCTGGCTTCGAGCAAGTCTCGCTGTTAAAAGAAGGTATTGCTGGCTGGAGCGGGGAAAACCTGCCACTGGTTCGCGGTAAATAA
- the gpmM gene encoding 2,3-bisphosphoglycerate-independent phosphoglycerate mutase, with amino-acid sequence MSVTKKPMVLVILDGYGHREEQQDNAILNAKTPVMDNLWAQRPHTLINASGLEVGLPDGQMGNSEVGHVNLGAGRIVYQDLTRLDVEIKERTFFANPVLTGAVDKAVAAGKAVHIMGLVSPGGVHSHEEHILAMIELAAERGAEAIYLHAFLDGRDTPPRSAESSLKKFSDKFAELGKGRVATLIGRYYAMDRDNRWDRVELAYDLMTQAKGEFQADNAAAGLAAAYARDENDEFVKPTVIRATGEAESTMNDGDALIFMNFRADRARQITRAFVNTDFDGFSRKKVVKFGDFVMLTEYAADIKTACAYPPASLTNTFGEWMAKHNKTQLRISETEKYAHVTFFYNGGVEEPFAGEDRVLVNSPKVATYDLQPEMSSAELTDKLLSAINSGKYDTIICNYPNGDMVGHTGIYDAAISAVEALDNCVAQVVKAVEAVDGQLLITADHGNAEQMRDPATGQAHTAHTSLPVPLIYIGKKNLKAVEGGKLSDIAPTMLSLMGMEIPQEMTGKPLFIVE; translated from the coding sequence ATGTCGGTTACTAAAAAACCTATGGTGCTGGTGATTCTGGATGGCTACGGCCACCGCGAAGAGCAGCAGGATAACGCCATCCTTAACGCGAAAACTCCGGTAATGGATAACCTGTGGGCCCAGCGTCCACATACCCTGATCAACGCATCTGGCCTGGAAGTTGGCCTGCCGGACGGTCAAATGGGTAACTCTGAAGTGGGCCACGTCAACCTTGGCGCCGGCCGCATCGTCTACCAGGACTTGACTCGCCTGGACGTTGAAATTAAAGAACGTACTTTCTTTGCTAACCCGGTGCTGACCGGCGCGGTAGACAAAGCGGTTGCCGCCGGGAAAGCAGTACATATCATGGGCCTGGTTTCTCCTGGCGGCGTTCACAGCCATGAAGAACATATTCTGGCGATGATCGAACTGGCCGCTGAACGCGGTGCTGAAGCCATCTATCTGCACGCTTTCCTTGACGGCCGCGACACGCCGCCGCGCAGCGCCGAATCCTCCCTGAAGAAATTCTCCGACAAGTTCGCTGAGCTGGGCAAAGGCCGCGTAGCCACCCTGATTGGCCGTTACTACGCGATGGACCGTGACAACCGCTGGGATCGCGTTGAGCTCGCCTACGACCTGATGACTCAGGCCAAAGGTGAATTCCAGGCAGACAATGCCGCTGCCGGTCTGGCAGCCGCTTACGCCCGCGATGAAAACGATGAGTTTGTTAAACCTACGGTGATCCGCGCTACAGGTGAAGCCGAGTCCACTATGAACGACGGCGATGCGCTGATCTTCATGAACTTCCGTGCCGACCGTGCCCGCCAGATCACCCGCGCCTTTGTTAATACCGATTTCGACGGTTTCAGCCGTAAAAAAGTGGTGAAGTTTGGCGACTTCGTGATGCTGACCGAATATGCCGCAGACATTAAAACAGCCTGCGCGTACCCACCAGCTTCACTGACGAATACCTTCGGCGAGTGGATGGCGAAACACAACAAAACCCAGCTACGCATCTCCGAAACAGAGAAATACGCTCACGTTACCTTCTTCTACAACGGCGGGGTTGAAGAGCCTTTCGCTGGTGAAGACCGCGTGCTGGTGAATTCGCCAAAAGTAGCCACTTACGATCTGCAGCCAGAAATGAGCTCCGCAGAGCTGACCGACAAGCTTCTCAGCGCCATCAACAGCGGTAAATACGACACCATCATCTGTAACTACCCGAACGGCGACATGGTCGGTCATACCGGCATTTATGATGCCGCTATTTCTGCCGTTGAAGCGCTGGATAATTGCGTGGCTCAGGTGGTTAAAGCCGTTGAGGCCGTTGACGGTCAACTGCTGATTACCGCAGATCACGGCAACGCAGAACAAATGCGCGACCCGGCTACCGGCCAGGCACATACCGCGCACACCAGCCTGCCGGTTCCTCTGATTTATATCGGCAAGAAAAATCTGAAAGCGGTCGAAGGCGGCAAGCTGTCCGACATCGCGCCAACCATGCTGAGCCTGATGGGCATGGAAATCCCGCAAGAGATGACTGGCAAGCCGCTGTTCATCGTGGAATAA
- the envC gene encoding murein hydrolase activator EnvC: protein MRGKAIFSKTWAVKPVIYASVLSAGVLLCSFSSHADDKQQLQSIQQDIAAKERAVRQQQQQRSVLLAQLKAQEEAISAASRKLRETQNTLADLNNQIATLNNSLAKLQKQQATQERNLAAQLDAAFRQGQHTGIQLILSGEESQRGQRLQAYFGYLNAARQQTIEELKQTKAEAAQQKSELESKQSEQQTLLYEQQAQQAKLESARNERKKTLAGLESSIQQDQQKLSEMRQNQSRLQNQIARAAAAAKARAEREAREAEQVRSKQQEASNKGTTYKPTESERSLMSRTGGLGSPRGQAYWPVRGSLLHRYGEQLQGELRWKGIVIAAPEGTEVKAIADGRVILADWLQGYGLVVVIEHGKGDMSLYGYNQSALVSVGTQVRAGQPVALVGSSGGQGRPSLYFEIRRQGQAVNPQPWLGR, encoded by the coding sequence ATGAGGGGAAAGGCGATTTTTTCAAAGACATGGGCTGTGAAGCCCGTTATTTACGCCAGCGTGTTAAGCGCTGGCGTCTTGTTATGCTCTTTTTCCAGCCACGCCGATGACAAACAGCAGCTGCAGTCTATCCAGCAGGATATCGCCGCCAAAGAGCGAGCCGTGCGCCAGCAGCAGCAGCAGCGATCCGTTTTACTCGCTCAGCTAAAAGCGCAGGAAGAAGCTATTTCTGCGGCCAGCCGTAAGCTGCGTGAAACCCAGAACACCCTCGCAGATTTAAACAATCAAATCGCAACCCTGAATAACTCTCTCGCCAAACTGCAAAAACAGCAGGCAACCCAGGAACGTAACCTGGCCGCTCAGCTGGATGCGGCGTTTCGCCAGGGTCAGCATACCGGTATTCAGTTGATTCTCAGCGGAGAAGAAAGCCAGCGAGGCCAGCGCCTGCAGGCTTATTTTGGCTATCTTAACGCTGCTCGTCAGCAGACAATCGAAGAGCTAAAGCAGACCAAAGCTGAAGCCGCACAGCAGAAATCCGAGCTGGAAAGTAAGCAGAGTGAACAGCAAACGCTGCTCTACGAGCAGCAGGCACAGCAGGCCAAGCTGGAAAGCGCCCGTAACGAACGCAAAAAAACCCTCGCTGGCCTCGAATCCTCGATTCAGCAGGATCAGCAGAAGCTGAGCGAAATGCGTCAGAACCAGTCGCGCTTGCAGAATCAAATAGCCCGAGCAGCCGCCGCAGCAAAAGCCAGGGCAGAGCGTGAGGCGCGCGAAGCCGAGCAGGTTCGCAGCAAGCAGCAGGAAGCCTCTAACAAAGGCACGACCTACAAGCCAACCGAAAGCGAACGCTCGCTGATGTCGAGAACCGGCGGCCTCGGGTCACCGCGCGGGCAGGCATACTGGCCGGTTCGCGGTTCGTTACTGCATCGTTATGGCGAACAGCTGCAAGGTGAACTACGTTGGAAAGGTATCGTTATTGCGGCACCGGAAGGCACGGAAGTTAAAGCCATTGCCGACGGACGCGTGATCCTTGCCGACTGGCTGCAGGGCTATGGCCTTGTCGTCGTTATTGAACACGGTAAAGGCGATATGAGTCTCTACGGCTACAACCAGAGCGCGTTGGTCAGCGTCGGCACCCAGGTGCGCGCCGGGCAGCCTGTCGCGCTGGTCGGTAGCAGTGGCGGCCAGGGCCGTCCGTCACTCTATTTCGAAATTCGTCGCCAGGGCCAGGCAGTGAATCCACAACCGTGGTTGGGAAGATAA
- a CDS encoding divergent polysaccharide deacetylase family protein, with translation MPQFRTVFFAAASGLMLATSAWAGKLSIVIDDFGYRPQQENQVLTLPTNVSVAVLPNAPHAREMATKAHNAGHEVLIHLPMAPLSKQPLEKDTLRPDMSSSEIERIIRDAVNKVPYAVGMNNHMGSAMTSSLFGMQKVMQSLEQYNLYFLDSMTIGNSQATRAAAGTRVKVIKRKVFLDDTQNEADIRFQFNRAIQLARKTGSAIAIGHPHPSTVRVLQQMVYNLPPDITLVRPSSLLNEPQVDTSTPNNTQPGKQQPPRNPFRGVKLCKPKQPIEPVDATTYFKVISESIAESALVKYLQHQWQGWGKQA, from the coding sequence TTGCCTCAGTTCCGCACTGTTTTTTTCGCCGCCGCCAGCGGGCTAATGTTGGCAACCTCCGCATGGGCCGGTAAGCTCTCGATAGTGATTGATGACTTTGGCTATCGTCCTCAGCAGGAAAACCAGGTGCTGACACTGCCGACTAACGTCTCCGTTGCCGTGCTGCCCAATGCGCCTCACGCTCGTGAAATGGCCACCAAAGCGCATAACGCCGGGCACGAAGTCCTGATCCACCTGCCGATGGCACCGCTTAGCAAGCAGCCGCTTGAGAAAGATACTCTACGCCCGGACATGAGCAGCAGCGAGATCGAGAGAATTATTCGCGACGCGGTAAACAAAGTCCCTTATGCCGTTGGCATGAATAACCATATGGGCAGCGCGATGACCTCCAGCCTGTTCGGGATGCAAAAGGTGATGCAGTCGCTGGAGCAGTACAATCTCTATTTCCTGGACAGCATGACCATTGGCAACAGCCAGGCAACGCGTGCCGCAGCCGGGACGCGCGTAAAAGTGATTAAGCGGAAGGTCTTTCTCGACGATACCCAGAACGAAGCGGATATTCGCTTTCAGTTCAACCGCGCGATTCAACTTGCGCGCAAAACCGGGTCGGCAATCGCCATCGGCCATCCACACCCATCAACCGTTCGGGTCCTCCAGCAGATGGTCTATAACCTTCCGCCGGACATTACTCTGGTACGCCCGAGCAGCCTGCTTAATGAACCACAGGTAGACACTTCAACGCCAAATAATACGCAGCCGGGCAAACAACAGCCGCCTCGTAACCCATTCCGTGGCGTGAAGCTGTGTAAACCGAAACAGCCTATCGAGCCGGTGGACGCAACCACCTACTTTAAAGTCATCAGTGAAAGTATTGCCGAGAGCGCGCTGGTGAAATATCTCCAGCATCAGTGGCAGGGTTGGGGCAAACAGGCGTAA
- the tdh gene encoding L-threonine 3-dehydrogenase, translated as MKALAKLKAEEGIWMTDAPKPEMGHNDLLIKIRKTAICGTDVHIYNWDEWSQKTIPVPMVVGHEYVGEVVGIGQEVKGFKIGDRVSGEGHITCGHCRNCRGGRTHLCRNTTGVGVNRPGCFAEYLVIPAFNAFKIPDNISDDLASIFDPFGNAVHTALSFDLVGEDVLVSGAGPIGIMAAAVAKHVGARNVVITDVNEYRLELAREMGITRAVNVSKESLQDVMGELGMTEGFDVGLEMSGAPPAFRTMLDTMNHGGRIAMLGIPPSDMSIDWTKVIFKGLFIKGIYGREMFETWYKMAALIQSGLDLSPIITHRFSIDEFQKGFDAMRSGQSGKVILSWD; from the coding sequence ATGAAAGCATTAGCAAAACTGAAGGCGGAAGAAGGCATCTGGATGACGGATGCACCCAAGCCGGAAATGGGTCATAACGATCTGCTGATTAAAATTCGTAAAACGGCGATTTGCGGTACCGACGTGCATATCTACAACTGGGACGAATGGTCGCAAAAAACCATCCCTGTCCCTATGGTTGTGGGTCACGAATACGTAGGGGAAGTGGTTGGCATAGGCCAGGAAGTGAAAGGCTTCAAGATTGGTGACCGCGTTTCCGGCGAAGGGCACATCACCTGTGGTCACTGCCGTAACTGCCGCGGCGGTCGTACCCACCTGTGCCGCAACACCACCGGCGTTGGCGTCAACCGCCCTGGCTGTTTTGCTGAGTATTTGGTTATCCCGGCCTTTAATGCGTTCAAAATTCCGGACAATATCTCTGACGATCTGGCTTCTATCTTCGATCCATTCGGCAACGCAGTGCATACCGCGCTTTCGTTCGATCTGGTGGGCGAAGATGTGCTGGTGTCCGGCGCGGGTCCTATCGGGATCATGGCCGCTGCGGTAGCGAAGCACGTTGGTGCTCGTAACGTGGTGATTACCGACGTGAACGAATACCGCCTGGAACTGGCGCGTGAAATGGGTATTACTCGCGCGGTTAACGTCAGCAAAGAAAGCCTGCAGGACGTGATGGGCGAGCTGGGGATGACCGAAGGGTTTGACGTTGGCCTGGAGATGTCCGGCGCACCTCCGGCGTTTCGCACCATGCTGGATACCATGAACCATGGCGGCCGTATTGCCATGCTGGGGATCCCGCCGTCTGATATGTCTATCGACTGGACCAAGGTTATCTTTAAAGGCCTGTTTATTAAAGGTATCTATGGGCGAGAGATGTTTGAGACCTGGTACAAGATGGCCGCGCTGATCCAGTCTGGCCTGGATCTGTCTCCTATCATCACCCATCGTTTCTCTATCGATGAGTTCCAGAAAGGCTTTGACGCGATGCGCTCCGGGCAGTCCGGTAAAGTTATCCTGAGCTGGGATTAA
- the kbl gene encoding glycine C-acetyltransferase, producing the protein MREDFYKQLTSQLETARAEGLFKEERIITSAQNADITVADGSHVINFCANNYLGLANHPQLIEAAKQGMDKHGFGMASVRFICGTQDSHKELEGKLAEFLGTDDAILYSSCFDANGGLFETLLGPEDAIISDALNHASIIDGVRLCKAQRYRYANNDMQELETRLKEARAAGARHVMIATDGVFSMDGVIANLQGVCDLADEYNALVMVDDSHAVGFVGANGRGTHEYCDVMDRVDIITGTLGKALGGASGGYTAGRKEVIEWLRQRSRPYLFSNSLAPAIVSASIKVLEMLASGEELRERLWSNARLFREKMSAAGFTLAGADHAIIPVMLGEAVVAQNFARELQKEGIYVTGFFYPVVPKGQARIRTQMSAAHTPEQIERAVDAFTRIGKQLGVIA; encoded by the coding sequence ATGCGCGAAGATTTTTACAAGCAGTTGACCTCCCAGCTCGAGACGGCTCGTGCGGAAGGGTTATTTAAAGAAGAGCGTATTATCACCTCCGCCCAGAATGCGGATATCACCGTTGCCGATGGCAGCCACGTTATCAACTTCTGCGCCAACAACTATTTGGGTCTTGCTAACCATCCGCAGCTGATTGAAGCGGCTAAACAGGGGATGGATAAGCACGGCTTTGGTATGGCTTCGGTGCGCTTTATCTGCGGTACTCAGGACAGTCACAAAGAGCTGGAAGGCAAGCTGGCGGAATTCCTCGGTACGGACGATGCGATTCTTTACTCCTCCTGCTTCGACGCCAACGGCGGCTTGTTTGAAACCCTGCTTGGCCCGGAAGACGCCATCATTTCCGATGCGCTGAACCATGCCTCGATTATCGACGGCGTTCGCCTGTGTAAAGCCCAGCGCTACCGTTATGCCAATAATGACATGCAGGAACTGGAAACTCGCCTGAAAGAGGCGCGTGCTGCCGGGGCTCGTCACGTGATGATCGCCACCGACGGCGTGTTCTCAATGGACGGCGTGATTGCCAACCTGCAGGGCGTATGTGACCTGGCTGACGAATATAATGCGCTGGTGATGGTGGATGATTCTCACGCCGTGGGTTTCGTCGGTGCCAACGGGCGTGGTACGCACGAATATTGCGATGTCATGGACCGCGTTGACATCATCACCGGTACGCTGGGCAAAGCGCTGGGCGGTGCTTCCGGTGGCTACACCGCAGGACGCAAAGAAGTTATTGAATGGCTTCGCCAGCGTTCACGCCCTTATCTGTTCTCTAACTCGCTCGCTCCGGCCATTGTTTCCGCCTCTATTAAGGTTCTGGAGATGCTGGCGTCAGGCGAAGAGCTGCGTGAGCGCCTGTGGTCGAATGCCCGCCTGTTCCGCGAAAAAATGAGCGCAGCCGGTTTTACGCTTGCCGGTGCCGATCACGCGATCATTCCGGTGATGTTGGGCGAAGCGGTTGTGGCGCAGAACTTTGCGCGTGAGCTGCAAAAAGAAGGTATTTACGTCACCGGTTTCTTCTACCCGGTGGTGCCAAAAGGTCAGGCGCGTATTCGTACCCAAATGTCGGCGGCGCATACCCCTGAGCAAATTGAACGTGCGGTTGATGCGTTTACGCGTATCGGTAAGCAATTAGGCGTTATCGCTTAA
- the rfaD gene encoding ADP-glyceromanno-heptose 6-epimerase yields the protein MIIVTGGAGMIGSNIIKSLNEQGYRDILVVDNLKDGTKFANLVDLDIADYMDKEDFLIQIMAGEEFGDIDAIFHEGACSSTTEWDGKYMMDNNYQYSKEVLHYCLEHEIPFLYASSAATYGGRNKDFIESREYEQPLNVYGYSKFLFDEYVRQILPEANSQVTGFRYFNVYGPREGHKGSMASVAFHLNTQLNNGENPKLFEGSDGFKRDFIYVGDVAAVNLWFWQNGVSGIFNCGTGRAESFQAVADAALAFHSKGSIEYIPFPDKLKGRYQAYTEADLTNLRAAGYDKPFKTVAEGVAEYMKWLNRDA from the coding sequence ATGATTATCGTTACTGGCGGCGCCGGCATGATCGGCAGCAATATTATTAAATCCCTGAATGAGCAAGGCTACCGGGACATCCTGGTGGTGGATAACCTGAAGGACGGCACTAAGTTTGCTAACCTGGTTGATCTTGATATCGCTGACTACATGGATAAAGAAGACTTCCTTATCCAGATTATGGCCGGGGAAGAGTTTGGCGATATCGACGCTATCTTCCATGAAGGCGCCTGCTCGTCCACCACAGAGTGGGACGGCAAGTACATGATGGACAACAACTATCAGTATTCTAAAGAAGTCCTGCACTACTGCCTCGAGCATGAAATTCCGTTCCTGTATGCTTCTTCCGCTGCCACTTACGGCGGTCGCAATAAAGACTTTATCGAATCCCGCGAATATGAGCAGCCGCTGAACGTTTACGGCTACTCCAAGTTCCTGTTCGACGAGTATGTCCGCCAGATCCTGCCTGAGGCTAACTCTCAGGTGACCGGGTTCCGCTACTTCAACGTCTACGGACCACGTGAAGGCCACAAAGGCAGCATGGCGAGCGTGGCATTCCACCTCAACACTCAGTTAAACAACGGTGAAAATCCTAAGCTGTTTGAAGGCAGCGACGGCTTCAAGCGCGATTTCATCTACGTGGGTGATGTTGCCGCCGTTAACCTGTGGTTCTGGCAAAACGGTGTTTCCGGTATTTTCAACTGCGGTACCGGCCGGGCGGAATCCTTCCAGGCCGTGGCAGATGCCGCGCTGGCGTTCCACAGCAAAGGCAGCATCGAATACATTCCTTTCCCGGACAAGCTGAAGGGGCGCTACCAGGCTTATACCGAAGCAGACTTAACCAATCTGCGTGCTGCAGGCTATGACAAGCCGTTCAAAACCGTCGCCGAAGGGGTGGCGGAATACATGAAATGGTTAAACCGCGACGCATAA